From Vicugna pacos unplaced genomic scaffold, VicPac4 scaffold_17, whole genome shotgun sequence, one genomic window encodes:
- the LOC140692798 gene encoding trafficking protein particle complex subunit 9-like, which yields MECCWQICGKLTVNLFKVITGVLPPECPKVSTTACSSDTVSFQVGEGCLLRSEERIQQCSLLSELYELIGFHCKSASFKRVAPLRRAAPGIPEPGGKACSRLLLQTVPG from the exons atggagtgttgttggcaaatttgtggaaaactgactgtaaat ctttttaaagtcatcactggagtgctacctccagagtgccccaaagtatccaccactgcctgctcttcggacactgtgagtttccaagttggagaaggctgcttgCTG cgttccgaggagagaattcagcagtgcagcctcctctccgagctctatgagttgatcggcttccactgcaagtccgcctccttcaagcgggtggcccccttgcggcgcgcggcccccggcatcccggagcctggcgggaaggcctgctcccgcctcctcctgcagacggTTCCTGGCTAA